In Poecile atricapillus isolate bPoeAtr1 chromosome 37, bPoeAtr1.hap1, whole genome shotgun sequence, the genomic stretch GCCAGCGCGGCGGCGTCGCCCAGCCACAGCCCCGCGAAGAAGCGGCGCACGGCGGCGCGCACGGCCGGCAGGAGATGCGCCGGCGGCAGCGCTCGCGGCAGCGGGCAAGCGGCCAGCAGCCGGCACGCCGCCTCGGCCACCTCGGCACGcgggtgcagcagcagctgcgcCAGATCCGGCAGGTGCCGCGCCAACGCCGCGCCCAACGCCGGCTCCCCGGCCTCGCCGCCGTCGCCGACGCCGCCgtcgtgctgctgctgctgctgctgctgctgcagcagcagggccaggttGCGCAGGAGCTGCGCCAGCTGCGGCTCGGGCAGGCGGCCGGCGTGGATCTGCGCCACGGCGGCGGCCACGGCGGCGGGCAGCGGGTCGGGCAGCACGGCGCGCAGCCCCGCGTGCAGCTGCGGCGCCAGCGCCAGCTCCTCCGGCGTCCTGGCCAGCGCCAGCAGGAAGAAAAGCGCCTCGGCCGCGCCGTGCGGCGCCGAATGCACCgccagcagcgccagcagctggtgctgccacaggcagCGCTTGCGCTCCAGCCGCAGCGCGTCCAGGCACAGCTCCCGCACGTGCGGCCGCAGCGCGTCCAGGAACGGCACCGGCCGCGCCGGGCACTCGGCCAGGCTGCCGGAACCGCGGCCGTGCACCAGTTTCtgcaggtgcagcagcagcagctgcagcaggcgCTCGCAGGCCTCGCGGACGCCCTCGTGCAGCGCCGGCCCCGGCGCGGTGATGACGGAGGCGGGCGCGGCCGTGGCCAGCAGGAAGCGCAGGGTGCGCAGCGCCCCGGCAGAGGTGTGGCACAGCAGGTGAACCACCACGCCCACCACgccctccagctcctccctgggcaCGGAGGAGAAGTGCTGGTGCAGCTGGTTGAGCACCGGCGGCTTCAGCGAGTCCACCAGCTCCGGCGACACCGTGGCCAGCAGCGCCGGCGACATCAGcgccagctgcagcaggaagggcaccGTGGCTTTGTGGTGCTCGCGGGACGAGCCCAGGCTCTCGTGGAAcatcctcagcagctcctgcttgaTGCTGCCGGCGTGCCGAGACGCCAGGTGACCCAGGATCCCAACCACCGAGGCGATTTTGGGCACCCGTTTATCGCCCGCCGTGCCCGGCGCCGCCGCTTCGCCGCCGGCACCGCCGCCGCCGTGAGCGCAGAAATCCTTGAGACCGCAGGAGAGCACGCGGCTGATGATGGTGCCGGGGAAAGAGGAGCCCACGTGAGCCACCACCCAGTCGAAATGCGGCGAGTGCTGCACCGAGGTGTCCAGCAGCGCGTCCACGCAGGCGTCGGGGCAGCTGCCCACCATGGCGGCCAGGCACTGGCTGTAGATGTCCAGCAGCGCTCTGGTGGCCGGGCAGGAcatccagagctgcagcagctcgtTGAGGCTGCTGGCCGGAGGCACCCCGGGCCTCCCGGCGTATTTGCTGCTCAGCTGCCCCATCAGCTCGCTGGCCCACGCCGCCACGCCGGGAGCCCACGCACGAGGGTTGGCGGCCACCAGCTCGGTGAGAGAGCGACGaacctcctgcagcacctcGGCGCCCGGGCAGGgtttgggaggaggaggaggaggaagaggaggaggaagaggaggaggaggaggaggaggaggagcggagGAGTCGCGCTGCAGGAGGTGGGAGCAGACCTGCTCGTCGAAGAGGCTGCGCAGGTGCTGCAGGGCGGCGTGGCGGGCGGGGGGGAGGCAGCGCAGCAGGCGCAGGGCGCAGCGGGCGTgggctgggggggacaggggggtgcCCTGGACGGGGTCCAGGCCGCTCAGGAAGGCTTTGATCTCCTGGGACAGCTCCTGAGCGCTGGGGGGGGgagagaaaaagggggggaaagggttaaaaatgggggggGGATGGGTGGGAATTCACCCCCCACCTCCccagggggaaatttggggatggGGGAGTTCTGTGGGGGATAGGGAGGGGAGAAATGGgggtgaaagggttaaaaatggggggtgggagagctgggaattcacaaccccccaccctgggggtgaaatttggggtggGCAGAGCTTTGGGGGtgatggggagggggaaaatgggggtgaaagggttaa encodes the following:
- the INTS5 gene encoding integrator complex subunit 5, with the protein product MSALCDPPGTGSPPRPPLSAQELSQEIKAFLSGLDPVQGTPLSPPAHARCALRLLRCLPPARHAALQHLRSLFDEQVCSHLLQRDSSAPPPPPPPPLPPPLPPPPPPKPCPGAEVLQEVRRSLTELVAANPRAWAPGVAAWASELMGQLSSKYAGRPGVPPASSLNELLQLWMSCPATRALLDIYSQCLAAMVGSCPDACVDALLDTSVQHSPHFDWVVAHVGSSFPGTIISRVLSCGLKDFCAHGGGGAGGEAAAPGTAGDKRVPKIASVVGILGHLASRHAGSIKQELLRMFHESLGSSREHHKATVPFLLQLALMSPALLATVSPELVDSLKPPVLNQLHQHFSSVPREELEGVVGVVVHLLCHTSAGALRTLRFLLATAAPASVITAPGPALHEGVREACERLLQLLLLHLQKLVHGRGSGSLAECPARPVPFLDALRPHVRELCLDALRLERKRCLWQHQLLALLAVHSAPHGAAEALFFLLALARTPEELALAPQLHAGLRAVLPDPLPAAVAAAVAQIHAGRLPEPQLAQLLRNLALLLQQQQQQQQHDGGVGDGGEAGEPALGAALARHLPDLAQLLLHPRAEVAEAACRLLAACPLPRALPPAHLLPAVRAAVRRFFAGLWLGDAAALAPGVRLLARLSAVSPAAAKAVLAQLVEGALGGRNAELFGGTAEPPGHEAAAPVPPAVSLLDTNRRFTAGLNTSGGVWSVFHAGVIGRGPKPAAGGGQRGPEELSRNTQTFLSLVLRCCRGTGPAVGAEAAKAVAAALVEAVCPEAAGAELAWPPEELARATVERDLRILRRFRQHPLLFPLLRLVAGGHPALCYCSVLLRGLLASLVAHWDACRASSTVASPWHLRASCALVALLAEGSLLPPVLGNMHELFPELAPFEVHLLLLSVWGYLRENSPLPQKFTFQPELGVFRRDFGRDGDVGKHLAVLHSVLHRNIHRLGLLAGRFYP